Genomic window (Oryzihumus leptocrescens):
ATAGCCGAGCCCCCGCCCAGTCACCGAATCGGGTCCCCGGCAAGCCCCTGACCAGCGCGCAAGCCAACGCCCGGCCCGGCCTCAGGACCCCTTGGCCACCAGCGTCAGCAGCGTCGCCTCGGGCCGGCAGGCGAACCGCACCGGCGCATACGGCGAGGTGCCCAGCCCGGCCGAGACCTCCATCCACGCCGCGTCCGCTGGCGCCGCCGACGACGGCAGCGAGCCCGCCCCAGGCCACCACCGCGAGACGCCCTTGGCCCGCTTGCGGTCCAGGTCGCAGTTGGTCACCAGCGCCCCGTAGAACGGCACACAGAGCTGCCCACCATGCGTGTGGCCCGCGATGACCAGCCCGGCACCGTCGGAGGTCATCTCGTCCAGCACCCGGGTGTACGGCGCGTGCGTGACCCCGATGGTCAGCTCACCGGACGGCGTCTCCAGCTCGGAGCGACCGGGGTAGCGGTCGTAGTTCAGGTGCGGGTCGTCGACGCCGACGAAGTCCAGGTCGTGCCCGGCGACCTCCAGGGCCGCCCGGGCGTTGGTCAGGTCCACCCAGCCGGCCTTGGCGAACGCGTCGACCAGGTCGGAGGTCGGCAGTGGCTGCCCGCCCAGGCCCTTGCGGTAGCCGTTGGTCAGGTAGCGCGCCGGGTTCTTCGGCGACGGCGCGAAGTAGTCGTTCGAGCCGAGCACGAACACGCCCGGCAGCTCCAGCAGCGGCTCCATCGCCCGCACCGCGGCGGGCACCGCCTCGAGGTCGGCCAGGTTGTCGCCGGTGTTGACCACCAGGTCCGGCTC
Coding sequences:
- a CDS encoding metallophosphoesterase; amino-acid sequence: MNGLTRTALGALAVGATGLGYASLIERNAFTLRRYTVPVLPHGAAPLRVLHLSDLHLVPRQRRKIEWVRGLAALEPDLVVNTGDNLADLEAVPAAVRAMEPLLELPGVFVLGSNDYFAPSPKNPARYLTNGYRKGLGGQPLPTSDLVDAFAKAGWVDLTNARAALEVAGHDLDFVGVDDPHLNYDRYPGRSELETPSGELTIGVTHAPYTRVLDEMTSDGAGLVIAGHTHGGQLCVPFYGALVTNCDLDRKRAKGVSRWWPGAGSLPSSAAPADAAWMEVSAGLGTSPYAPVRFACRPEATLLTLVAKGS